From a region of the Microterricola gilva genome:
- the typA gene encoding translational GTPase TypA: MALATRDNLRNVAIVAHVDHGKTTLVDAMLRQTDSFAEHAHLEERAMDSNELEREKGITILAKNTAVSYKGKHATDGPIVINVIDTPGHADFGGEVERGLSMVDGVVLLVDSSEGPLPQTRFVLRKALEAKLPVILLVNKTDRPDARIDEVVAESQDLLLGLASDMADDVPDLDLDAILDVPVVYASGRNGAASLNKPANGALPDNDDLEPLFEAILKHVPAPVYDDEHPLQAWVTNLDSSPFLGRLALLRIFQGTIKKGQTVAWVKHDGTVANVRVTELFITKALDRFPAESAGPGDIVAVAGFEDIFIGETLADVNDVRPLPTITVDDPAISMTIGTNTSPIVGKVKGHKLTARMVKDRLDRELVGNVSLKLVDIGRPDAWEVQGRGELALSILVEQMRREGFELTVGKPQVVLKKIDGKTHEPYEHLTIDAPDEFLGAITQLLAARKGRMDGMSNHGTGWVRMEFIVPSRGLIGFRTEFMTITRGAGIANAVSHGYDIWAGEIVTRTNGSIVADRAGVATPFAMVALQERMSFFVEPTQEVYEGMVVGENSRADDMDVNITKEKQLTNMRQSTSDSFERMTPSRKLTLEESLEFAREDECVEVTPEFVRIRKVELDSTARARTYSRMKKQNQG; the protein is encoded by the coding sequence ATGGCACTCGCCACGCGCGATAACCTCCGAAATGTGGCGATTGTCGCCCACGTTGACCACGGCAAGACGACTCTGGTTGACGCCATGCTGCGCCAGACCGACTCCTTCGCCGAGCACGCTCACCTCGAAGAGCGCGCCATGGACTCCAACGAGCTGGAGCGCGAAAAGGGCATCACGATTCTCGCCAAGAACACGGCGGTCTCGTACAAGGGCAAGCACGCCACCGACGGCCCCATCGTCATCAACGTCATCGACACCCCCGGCCACGCCGACTTCGGTGGAGAGGTCGAGCGCGGTCTCTCCATGGTTGACGGCGTCGTTCTGCTCGTCGACTCCAGCGAGGGCCCGCTCCCGCAGACCCGCTTCGTGCTGCGCAAGGCGCTCGAGGCCAAGCTCCCCGTCATCCTGTTGGTCAACAAGACCGACCGCCCCGACGCGCGCATCGACGAGGTCGTCGCCGAGAGCCAGGACCTGCTCCTCGGCCTCGCCAGCGACATGGCCGACGATGTTCCCGACCTCGACCTCGATGCGATCCTCGACGTTCCCGTCGTGTACGCATCGGGCCGCAACGGCGCAGCGAGCCTGAACAAGCCGGCCAACGGCGCGCTTCCGGACAACGACGACCTTGAGCCCCTCTTCGAGGCGATCCTCAAGCACGTTCCTGCCCCCGTCTACGACGACGAGCACCCGCTGCAGGCCTGGGTCACCAACCTCGACTCCTCGCCGTTCCTCGGCCGTCTTGCGCTGCTGCGCATCTTCCAGGGCACCATCAAGAAGGGCCAGACGGTTGCCTGGGTCAAGCACGACGGTACCGTTGCAAACGTCCGCGTGACCGAGCTCTTCATCACGAAGGCACTCGACCGCTTCCCCGCCGAGAGCGCAGGCCCCGGTGACATCGTCGCCGTCGCCGGCTTTGAGGACATCTTCATCGGTGAGACCCTCGCCGACGTCAACGACGTGCGCCCGCTGCCGACCATCACGGTCGACGACCCCGCCATCTCGATGACCATCGGAACCAACACCTCGCCGATCGTCGGCAAGGTCAAGGGCCACAAGCTCACCGCGCGCATGGTCAAGGACCGCCTCGACCGCGAGCTGGTGGGTAACGTCTCGCTCAAGCTCGTCGACATCGGACGCCCGGACGCCTGGGAGGTTCAGGGTCGTGGTGAGCTCGCGCTCTCCATCCTCGTCGAGCAGATGCGTCGTGAGGGCTTCGAGCTCACCGTCGGCAAGCCGCAGGTGGTTCTGAAGAAGATCGACGGCAAGACGCACGAACCGTACGAGCACCTGACCATCGACGCCCCCGACGAGTTCCTCGGCGCCATCACGCAGCTGCTCGCCGCCCGCAAGGGCCGCATGGACGGCATGTCGAACCACGGCACCGGCTGGGTCCGCATGGAGTTCATCGTTCCCTCGCGCGGCCTCATCGGCTTCCGCACCGAGTTCATGACCATCACCCGCGGTGCCGGCATCGCCAACGCCGTCTCGCACGGCTACGACATCTGGGCCGGCGAGATCGTCACCCGCACCAACGGCTCCATCGTGGCCGACCGTGCAGGTGTCGCCACCCCGTTCGCCATGGTCGCTCTGCAGGAGCGCATGTCGTTCTTCGTCGAGCCGACGCAGGAGGTCTACGAGGGCATGGTCGTCGGAGAGAACTCGCGCGCCGATGACATGGACGTCAACATCACCAAGGAGAAGCAGCTGACCAACATGCGTCAGTCCACCTCCGATTCCTTCGAGCGCATGACCCCGTCGCGCAAGCTCACCCTGGAGGAGTCGCTCGAGTTCGCCCGCGAGGACGAGTGCGTCGAGGTCACGCCCGAGTTCGTGCGCATCCGCAAGGTCGAGCTCGACTCGACCGCGCGTGCCCGCACCTACTCGCGCATGAAGAAGCAGAACCAGGGCTAA
- a CDS encoding M23 family metallopeptidase yields the protein MATVLGFTAMPAVAANAVVFTETSTVADGQQVTSALADGAQSVVSPAEAVSTIDHDEYSAEAPAPAPAAVAQAAAPVAVGGGIVWPYPFEARINGGFGPRDAPCDGCSTFHDGVDFGGGDGTPIQSIADGVVVVATNDGGGLGTHVEIQHVVGGRTITSSYSHMQYGSLGMSVGDAVVAGQFVGLTGTTGQSTGPHLHFELFYEDGVRIDGYAWLAENAG from the coding sequence ATGGCCACCGTCCTCGGCTTCACCGCGATGCCTGCCGTCGCGGCCAACGCCGTCGTCTTCACCGAGACGAGCACCGTGGCGGACGGCCAGCAGGTCACCAGCGCCCTGGCTGATGGCGCGCAGTCTGTGGTGAGCCCGGCGGAGGCCGTCTCGACCATCGACCACGACGAGTACAGCGCGGAGGCGCCTGCGCCGGCGCCGGCCGCCGTCGCGCAGGCCGCGGCCCCCGTCGCGGTGGGCGGCGGAATCGTCTGGCCCTACCCGTTCGAGGCGCGCATCAACGGTGGCTTCGGCCCGCGCGATGCACCATGCGACGGATGCTCGACGTTCCACGACGGTGTCGATTTCGGGGGCGGGGACGGCACGCCGATCCAGTCGATCGCCGACGGCGTCGTCGTGGTCGCGACCAACGACGGTGGGGGACTCGGCACCCACGTCGAAATCCAGCACGTCGTCGGCGGGCGCACCATCACCAGCTCGTACTCGCACATGCAGTACGGTTCGCTCGGCATGTCGGTCGGCGACGCCGTCGTGGCCGGACAGTTCGTCGGACTGACAGGGACGACGGGCCAGTCGACCGGACCGCACCTGCACTTCGAGCTGTTCTACGAGGACGGCGTGCGCATCGACGGCTACGCCTGGTTGGCTGAGAACGCGGGCTGA